The nucleotide window GCGGAAGGTGTGTGAGGGCATTGTCGGGTCGTGGTAGAGGCATGCCACAGCACACATGACACTTGGCAGTCCATAGCTCTCGCTATCCCGTGACGAAAACCGCAGCCAGAAGAAGCGGCTGCGGTGAAAAAAGAAAGAAATCACCCTACCGACAACTCCGAAGCCAATAGGTTCAAGTGAATATCAGCCTCTGTTGGAAGCTGCCTCAGATACTTCGTGAATTGAGCGATCATCATGCCTGCCGCGATATTGGCGCAGTAGATCGTGGTTTTGGCGGTGCAGGGGCCGACAAAGGCCTCTTCCATGCGGAAGAGCGTACTCGGATAGTGTGACCGCGATGGCGCATCACAGGCTGTCAGCACCCGCAGGACCTCGGCACTCATCCGTCCGTCGCAGAAGAAACTCACCTGCTCCCCTACCGCCTGCCAGATCAGCCGGCGGATGTCGATTGTGTCCACGCACACGAACACCGCGTTGCCGATCTCCATACTGCGGCGAAACCGCTCCGGCACGGAGACGATCTCGATGCCAGCGT belongs to Anaerobaca lacustris and includes:
- a CDS encoding ThiF family adenylyltransferase; this encodes MRDDERYSRQRDIVPPERIVACQATVIGVGAIGRQVALQLAAMGILWLELVDFDLVETSNLASQGYLEDDLGQLKVDATAMQCRKVNAGIEIVSVPERFRRSMEIGNAVFVCVDTIDIRRLIWQAVGEQVSFFCDGRMSAEVLRVLTACDAPSRSHYPSTLFRMEEAFVGPCTAKTTIYCANIAAGMMIAQFTKYLRQLPTEADIHLNLLASELSVG